The genomic interval GGTTTGTTAAGGAGGCTGATGTTTATACTTATAATTTTCTCGATCCGATTATTTATCTTCAATATCAAGAAGCAGACGGTAGTTTTTTTGAAAGACTTCCGGTAGATAAAAATAAAAAAACGATACTTTTTAGAGAAGAAGAATACAAGGCATCTTATGTCTCTGATAAAAAGGTGTTTGTGTATAATGCCCTGAAAAGTATAGATGCAAACCTGATAATAATACCAAGATATAAGTCAAACTATCTAAAAGACGAGTTTCCCAATGCGATTGTTATTGAGGAAAAGATGGATCTGTCAAAGTTGCTTCCTTTTGCTGACATATTTATAGGAGGTGGAGGGACCATAAATATAGAAGCCTGTTATTGGGGAACACCTGTAATTTCGACAAGGTCGTTTGTTTCGCATTACGATAGATTTCTAATAGATAATGGCTTAATGTTTCCGGCAAAAACAGAGGATGAGATTATAAGGTTATATAATAAATATGCAGGTAAAAGACTTGCGAATAATATTTTAAAAGAACAATGCGCTGATGTTAAATCATTGGTTGATGAGGTAATAAAATAATGGGGTGCATTTATATAAGAGGTGAAAGAATTGATGTGTCTAATGATAGACCTATTGATTTGATTTTGCCGGAATGGAACATAATCATCAAGGATACTGTTATCGGCCATGGGGTATGGATATGGTCTAATTTGAATATCTATGGCGCAGAAATTGGTGACGATTCGAGCATTGCTACTTTTGTGGAGATTGGCAAAAATGTTGAAATTGGTTCTAATACGAAAATACAGTCATGTGTATTCATACCTGAAGGTGTCAAGATTGGCAATTGTGTTTTTATTGGGCCAAATGTCTCTTTTACAAATGATGTTTATCCAAGGGCATGTGATGAGAGAGGTAAGAGAAAATTAAAATTTGAAGTAATACAAACAATGGTAGAAGATGGTGCAAGCATTGGGGCTGGCAGTGTGATAAGATGCGGTGTAAGAATCGGGAAAAAAGCAATGATAGGAATAGGAAGCATTATTACAGAGGATGTTGGTGATGGAGAAATATTTTATGGAACCAAGGCAAGTAAAAAGGGGAGTATAGTGTAGAAATGGAGGTTTTGTCTTTTTGTGTGGAATATTTGGTGTATTTTCAAAGAAAAAGATAAATAGAGAAAATTTTGATTCTGCCTTAAAATTAATTCGCCACAGGGGACCTGATAACAGTGGTATATATTTAGATGATTTTATCATACTTGGCCATAATAGACTATCAATAATCGACCTATCAAAACATGGAAGACAACCCATGTCTGATTTTGACGGGAATATATGGATAACCTTTAATGGAGAGATTTACAACTTCAAAGAGATAAGGAGTGATCTAAAGAGGTATTACCAATTCAGAAGCAATACAGATACGGAGGTTTTAATTTATGCGTATAAGCATTACGGACTGGATTTTTTTAAGAAGATTAATGGAATGTTTGCATTTGCAATATGGGACAGAGAAAAAAATATATTCCTCTTAGCAAGGGACAGATTCGGGAAGAAACCGCTCTATTATACTTTTCAGAATGGGGAATTTATATTTTCCTCAGAGATAAAGGCGATCTTGCCTTTACTTGACAGAATGCCTCAGATAAACAAGACAGCATTCCTTCAATATTTGAGTTTTTTATCGAGCCTGCCCCCTAACACCATGTTTGAAGGCATAAATAAGTTGCAGGCCGGGCATTACCTGATATTTGATGGGAAAAGAATAAAGATAGAGGAGTATTATGACATTCTGGATAATGTGCAGCCCTACAAGATAAAAAATCTAAATGAAGCATTAGAGGAAATAGAGAGCATTCTAATAGACAGCGTGAGGCACAGGCTGATAGCAGATGTTGAGGTAGGCAGCTTTTTATCAGGGGGCATAGATTCCTCACTCGTGAGTGCCATATACAGTCTGCAAAAAGATAGCCCGATACATACTTTTTCTATAGGATATAATGATTATAAGCAGTATGATGAGCTTGTATATGCAAACAGTGTTGTCAGCCATATCGGCTCTGTTCATCATACTAAATCCGCATCCAAAGAAGATTTTATCGATGCTATTGATGATGTCATATATCATCTGGATGAGCCGGTAAATGATTCAGCGTGCATCCCTACATATCTTCTGTCTCAGCTTGTCATGGAAAATAATATAAAGGTTATTTTGACAGGAGAGGGAAGCGATGAAGGCTTTTTAGGATATGATTTTTATTTTGAGATGCTCAGATATTACAGCTTGCAGAACCAATTGAACGAAAAGGAGTTTCTTCTGTCTTACTTCCTCAACAATTTTAATCTCTCAAAGAGGTGGGAATACTTTAAGAGAAGTTTTGGCGATTTGCCGATATATAGAACTATTGGAGAAAACTTCACTGACAGACAGAAAAAGCTGCTGCTTGATGAGGATGTCTTTAAAGACCTTTGTGATGATATGTCCTGCGAGTTTATTGAAGGACATTGGAGAAAGTTTAAGAATTCTGAATTGAAAGAGCCTTCTTACTGGCTCTCATACATAGATTTTAAGATATGGATACCGGAAGTCTTGATGATGAAAGTCGATAAGATGACCATGGCACATTCGATAGAGAGCAGGGCTCCGTTTCTTGACCACAGGCTTGTAGAGATCGTATTTAGCATTGACTGCAAATTAAGAGAGGGATGTCAGACCAAGTCATTATTGAAACCTATTGCTGAAAAATTTATCCCCAATGAAATTGCTTATAGGCAAAAAAAGGGGTTTTCGAGTCCATTTATGGAGTGGTATTACGAACATTATGGAGATAAAATCTTGAAAGAGTGGTTTGATATGAATAAAGAGTTAGGGTGGTTTAATGATGAATTTCTTGAATTTCTTTATAATGAAGGAAGTAGAGGGATGTTTAAACAGCATGTCTGGTCATTAATTGTATTTTCAAAATGGATGAGGATATATGGCTTATAGTCCATCACTTTATTTTATGTTATAATGACATCAAATAGAAGATGGAAGATGGAAAATGGAAGATGGAAAATGGAAGAGGGAAAATGGAAGATGGAAGATGGAAGAGGGAAAATGGAAGATGGAAGATGGAAGATGGAAGATGGAAAATGGAAGATGGAAGAGGGATGATAAAATGATTTGGTGAGGCTAAAATAATCAGCACATATAGTGTATAGGACGTAATATCACATTGTATGGGTTACCCGATGGAATTGGTGAAGATATAAGTAAGAGTAAGATATGTCGAGATGCAAGGAAAGGAAGATACAGGACAAGTGGAGCTTGAATTATAAAAGCACCACGCATGTAAAGGGTATCTATGAGATCAAGGACAATTTTAAAAACCATTGAAACGATAGAAAGCTATCTGGACAAGATCGGCTAATGATAAATGGATAGCGAGCGTATTGTCTTGAGAGCTGGATGGCTGATAATGAGGAGAAAATAGGGATGGAAGATGTTGCCTGTGAAATATGTGGTTCCAACCAGTACGATATTCTTTTGAATAAATTATGGCTTTGTGAGAAAAACAACTGGGAAAAAAAAGGCAGAGTGCTGTTCTTTAATGGTGTTCCTCATAATTACAGGAATGTCTGTTGCAAACAATGCGGTCTAGTGTATGTAAATCCCCGAATGAGTGATTGGGAGCTTATTGTGTTTTACCAGAAGCAATATAGGGAGCTTTGCAGCATAAAAGATAAGGAAGGCAATATAGGTAACTCACACTACGGCATTGAAATTTATAACGCTGTGACACGCTATGACTTCCTAAAGAGATTAGGATACATAAAAGCAGGGATTTGCACGCTTGACATTGGCTCATCACTGGGGGCACTGCCTGCATACCTGCATGCAAAGGGATGTTCTGCATATGGAGTCGAACTATCACCTTATGCAAGCTATACAAAAGAATTGTTCGGCATAGATACTATCTTCAGAATGCCTTTTGATGCCCTTGAGACAGACCTGCGATTTGACATAGTAACAATCTGTGACGCCCTTGAGCATTTCTCACATCCTAAAAATGTGTTGCTGAAGATACGGAATTTGCTCAAGGATGAAGGCATAGTGCTTATAGAGATTCCTGATATTTTTAAGCCACATAAATCTGTATTAGGTTTTTTCTCCAATGCCCATTTATTTACTTTCAGCCCCAATAGCATCAAAAATCTGCTGGATATAACTGGTTTTGATATCGTGCATTTTGAATACGGTGGTTACTGCAAAAATATGCGCATTGTTGTAAAAAAAGGGGACATCCGGGTTCCGTCGCTGAAGGATGACTTCCACGATATTAAGGATTTTATATTGAGGTATAACAGAGTCTATACCGCCAAGGAATTCTTCATGCAAACAAAGATTTCTTATGATGAGGCACAAGAAATTGTCAAAGAAAATATCCCTGCATATATCGTAATTAAAGTAATCGAGGCGCTCCGCCGTTATGATAGTGGGGATGTCCTTAAGGCGATAGAACTTCTGCGGGAATGTCTTGATTCGGACTTTAACGAAGAAGATATATCATTACAGGAAGGTAATATACAAGGTCTGCTTGCTATTATGAGCGCAAACATAGGGGATTGGCAGAGTGCGAGGGTCTTTATGGAAAAGGCATTTGTATCGCTCCCAAAACTCTTTGATTTTCCTTATTTAGCTAATCTGAAAGAAAGAGGAATTTTTGATATTGAAAGATTTATAATGGAAAGGCGGCTCTGCTACATTGAACTTTTCAAGCTGAAGGATTTGCTCGAAAAGAATAGGTTAAATAAACATGCAGGTAATATTAAACAAAAAAGTAAAAATCGGTAGCAAAACTATTGGTGCCGGGAATCCTGTTTTTATAATAGCAGAAGCAGGAGTTAATCACTTCGGCAGCATCGAAATTGCAAGACATCTGGTTGACATGGCTGTTATAGCACGGGCTGATGCTGTGAAGTTTCAGATATTTAAGACAGAGAACCTTGTTTCCTCTGTTGCCCATGACTGGATAGAACGGCTCAAGCCAAAGGAACTGCCGTATGATGCATTTAAAAATCTCAAGGAATATTGCGAGAAAAAGGGAATAATGTTTCTTGCCACAGCCCATGATGATGAGAGCCTTGATTTTTACGAATCTCTTGAGCCGATTGCATATAAGATCGGCTCTGGTGAGCTGTCTAATACGCCATATTTGAGAAAAATCGCAAAGAAAAAAAAGCCTGTAATCCTCTCAACAGGTATGTATGACATAGGTGATGTAAGGGATGTGGTTAATATTTTTCTTGACGAAGGCAATACCAATCTTATTCTCCTTCATTGCATAACCTGTTACCCTCCTGTGCCTGAAGATATAAATTTAAGGGCAATTAATGCGATGCAAAAGGAATTCAAATGTCCTGTGGGATATTCAGACCATACCATAGGCAATGATATAGTGCTTGCAGCAGTTGCTATGGGAGCTTCTGTTATAGAAAAACATATTGCTGTGAGCAAGAATACACCGGGTTCTCAGGACTGCCCTGTGTCATGCGATGAGAGAGACCTTATAGAGCTGATAAACAGCATTAGAAAAATAGAAAAGGCAATTGGGACAGGCATTAAATCTCCTTCTGAACGAGAACTTAAAAGCAAAGAGTGGGCAAGGAAGAGCATTGTTGCTAAAGTTGATATTAAAAAAGGCGATTTAATAACAGAAGATATGCTGACATTTAAAAGACCGGGTACAGGCATAAGCCCAGAGGACATTTCAATGGTGATTGGACGCAAGGCAAAGAGAGATATTAAAATAGACTCGATCATAAGATTTGACTATTTGCAATAGGAGGGCAGATGAGTTACGAGGCAAACTTTAATTCAGCATTGACTTATATGAAACTTGGACAAAAAGAGTTGGCGATAGATTCACTGAAAAGGGCAATGGCTCAGATTCCTGATAATGAAAAGACAAAAGAAAACGCTGCATATCTTAAGATGCTTGTAATGATTGCAAAATTTAATTTTGAAAAGAAACAAGGAGAAGAGGCAATAAAAAATATAGAAGAAGGGCTTAAGATAAAAGACGACCATTCAGACCTGTTATTTTTAAAAGCGCTGTATTTGCTGGACAATAAAATGTTTGATGAGATGTTGGTAACCCTTATAAATTATTTGTTGACGATTTCAGATGCAGAATCGAAGAAATATGATTATGAGTTTGTTGGAGAAAAGGCACTTAATGAGGTCTTCTCTAATCTTATCCCTCTATCATACAAAAATTCAGTGCAGCATAAAAATATCAAAGATATAGTTAAAAAGATGGTTGATGTATCTCAGAATGAAAATATAAAAAGGGCATATGATTTAATGAATGAAATCGATGAAAAGAGAGCAAAATAATGTGAGTAAAAGTATCGTTGGCAAAAAAATATTATTTCTTGTAGGTGACAAGGAATTTGCTTCAGTTCAGGAGAGATTATTTCACATCCCATCTAAACTTGCAAAGAATGGTTTTTTAGTAGATGTAGTTACATATAATGAAGATGTCTATGAAAAAGCAAAGGTTTTTTTTAAAGGTGTAGATAATATTAACCCAATATTACTAAAATCAACACCACTTATATGGTCTCCTCAGCAGAGAGATGATTTTGTCAGGATATATATAAGGCACACCTTTGACCTTTTTATCCCGGGCACTGATTTAAAATATTGGAAGACATCTGCATTTGATGATTTCAGGGGACATATTGCTTCTCATTCATTTTCAGGAATTGAGATGGACTATAATCTATTATTGATGCCGATCCCATCCTTTGATGAACCACCGTCAATAGTGTGTGATGTTTTTTATACAACATTTATTTTTCATGCAAAAGAAAAAGGAATTCCTGTTGCAGGATTACAAATATACCCTGTGCTGCATACCCCTGTTCTTTATATGAAAATCATGGATTATTTTATTGTTAGGGCTTTATTCGAAAAAGAGCACTACGAAAGGAATGGTGTAGAAGGGAGTAAGATCTTTATCTTGGACATGCCTTATGAAAATTATTGTATATCCACTATAGAGGATACATATAAAAATCTTATGTTTGATAAGCAATTTGACATACAAGATGATGAAATCGCTATATTGATTGTAAATCACGCAAAATACAGGCAGCAGATAAATGAAGTGTTGCAGGCTCTGTCAAAGATAGATATTAAAAAGACACTATTTTTTTACAAGAGGGGGTATCATGTTCGTGAGCTTTCAGAAGATGAGATAATCGAAGAGATAATTAAGCCATATCTTGAAAGAGTAGGAGGCAAACATTATATAGTTCATGAAGGTTCTATTGCCAAGCTCATTATGCTTTGTGATGTGATTATAGCTACAACTTATATTGTTCCATTGACATTTGCTGCCCAATATCAGAAGGTTGCTGTTGTTTATAATCCTTTGAAGAAGGCTGCAACCTTTGAAGATGGTGTTTCTTTTCTAAATGATAGTAATACATTGAGGCATATTGTGAAAGAACGATTCTTTAAGAAGAAGAGTTATAATTCCATAGACGAGATTGTTAAAGGGATAGCAAAATGAGACTAAAAGGGAAGCGAATAGCCTGTTTTGTTGCTTTGCCTCACCATACAAGATTTCTTTTGCCTGTAACAGAGACTGCCAAAAAATATGGTGCTGATATACTATTTTTCCTTACCACATCAGATTATCCGTTTGAAAGAGACCTTTTCAAGAAAAAGATAGCCTATAAATATCTAAACGAATATATGAATGATGAGATAAGAGATAAAATCGAAAATTCATTCAATATGTTTTTGAATCAGTGGTCAGAAAAACTTTTTTACTGGGATGGTTTCAGACAGTGGACTTTTCTGGAACAAGAAAGGATGATGAGCAGTTGTTTTGAAGAATACTTTTGTCTTGAAGAATTTATAAGAAAAGAAAGACCTGATGTTTTTATTGCCTTGCACGAAAGAAATAGGTGGGGAAAGATTATAGGGCATCTGTCATATAAATATGCTATTCCATTTATTACCTTGCAGGAAGGAGATTATCACGAAGACCGCTTGAGCTTTAGTGCGCATAATGAATACTCCATTGTCAATCTTCTGTGGGGAGAAGCCACAAAAAATATGCTTGTGAGGCATAAATGTCCTGAAGATAAAATAATACTTGTAGGCAATACACATCTTGATAATGCCAAAAAGATTTATTCTGAACCAGCAAAGATAAAGCAAATAAAGCATGAGTTAAAAATACCATCAGATAAAAGGGTCTTGTTCTTCCTGATTGATCTCGAATGGGGTGCTGTTATGGATGGATGGGTATGGGAGACATTCTTGAAGGGGTTAAGAGAGGACATAGTTGCAGTTTTCAAATGGCATCCAAATGTATCTCACGGGACATACTTAAAGATAGAAGAAAATATTAAAAATGTGGCTCCATCAGCTATTGTGCTGCATACATATGACCCATATGCCTTGCTTGGCATTGCAGATTATTGTGTCACTCTTGGAAAGACGACCCTTGCTCTTGAGGCTGTTGCATTTGGCAAGCCGCTTTTTGCAATACCGAGCAGGGATGGCACAAAGGATTATTATGTGCAGATGGGAGTTGCCCAATCCGTATCACCTCCTGGAAACTGGAAGGCATTGTATGACACCATAGAAAATGGAGTGCCTGAGGATATAAAGAGAAATGCAGATGAATACCTGAGAAAATCATTTTACAGACTTGATGGCAGAGCAGTTGAAAGAGCTATTGAGGTAATAAGTTATATCCTTGAGTGCAGAATGGATAAAAGGGCAAAAGAGCAAAAGTGTAACAGTGTAACAGCACAGAAGGAATTGCAGAACAGCAGGGTGAGTTTTATTATTCCTTCTGGAAATGATGCAGAAGCACTCTTATCAACCCTCACATCCCTATCACAGAATGTTAAATATCCCGACTGGGAAGTTGTGATTGTAATAAATAGTGAAGATGTAAAAGAGATACTCTCAGGCATTTCAGGTGATGTAAAAATTGTCGAATCTCATGGTGATGATCTCTCTTTACTTTATAACAAAGGTGCAGAGGCAGCCTCAGGGGGGCATCTTATATTTATGAAGCCCGGAATTGTCTATTTTAAAGATGACGGTCTGCTTGATGCAATGAAAGACAGCATAGCAGGCATGGCATTGAGGAATCCAGATATGACGCCATATTGTCTTGGAATAGGATTTGATTTCAACTTTGCACCATATTTTATAAAGGAAGAGCATCAGGGCAGTACACCAACAGACCAGCATATTACCCATTCACTACCTCATGCTGTAGGCGGTGGATTGCTTGGTATGTATAGAGATATTTTTGAAGAGATTGGTGGTTTTGATGAAGGGATTGCAAATCATTTGATAGAGGCAGATATTTGTCTGTCTGCAAAGGCTCATGGATAT from Dissulfurispira thermophila carries:
- a CDS encoding acyltransferase, translated to MGCIYIRGERIDVSNDRPIDLILPEWNIIIKDTVIGHGVWIWSNLNIYGAEIGDDSSIATFVEIGKNVEIGSNTKIQSCVFIPEGVKIGNCVFIGPNVSFTNDVYPRACDERGKRKLKFEVIQTMVEDGASIGAGSVIRCGVRIGKKAMIGIGSIITEDVGDGEIFYGTKASKKGSIV
- a CDS encoding class I SAM-dependent methyltransferase, with amino-acid sequence MADNEEKIGMEDVACEICGSNQYDILLNKLWLCEKNNWEKKGRVLFFNGVPHNYRNVCCKQCGLVYVNPRMSDWELIVFYQKQYRELCSIKDKEGNIGNSHYGIEIYNAVTRYDFLKRLGYIKAGICTLDIGSSLGALPAYLHAKGCSAYGVELSPYASYTKELFGIDTIFRMPFDALETDLRFDIVTICDALEHFSHPKNVLLKIRNLLKDEGIVLIEIPDIFKPHKSVLGFFSNAHLFTFSPNSIKNLLDITGFDIVHFEYGGYCKNMRIVVKKGDIRVPSLKDDFHDIKDFILRYNRVYTAKEFFMQTKISYDEAQEIVKENIPAYIVIKVIEALRRYDSGDVLKAIELLRECLDSDFNEEDISLQEGNIQGLLAIMSANIGDWQSARVFMEKAFVSLPKLFDFPYLANLKERGIFDIERFIMERRLCYIELFKLKDLLEKNRLNKHAGNIKQKSKNR
- a CDS encoding DUF354 domain-containing protein, whose protein sequence is MTSRDEIIWFDLGTPKQVTFFEPIIKEIQSRGIDCLITTRKSEDYTEPVKLLELKKLQYYSIGEYGGEKLKSKLSSALNRQIALNEFIQNFPIKKLVNLGSVDGCRVAFGNGIEIVSFFDIPSRGVDDNLTPIAKLTLPLSNKIFHPFVVPREYFTRFVKEADVYTYNFLDPIIYLQYQEADGSFFERLPVDKNKKTILFREEEYKASYVSDKKVFVYNALKSIDANLIIIPRYKSNYLKDEFPNAIVIEEKMDLSKLLPFADIFIGGGGTINIEACYWGTPVISTRSFVSHYDRFLIDNGLMFPAKTEDEIIRLYNKYAGKRLANNILKEQCADVKSLVDEVIK
- a CDS encoding glycosyltransferase, yielding MRLKGKRIACFVALPHHTRFLLPVTETAKKYGADILFFLTTSDYPFERDLFKKKIAYKYLNEYMNDEIRDKIENSFNMFLNQWSEKLFYWDGFRQWTFLEQERMMSSCFEEYFCLEEFIRKERPDVFIALHERNRWGKIIGHLSYKYAIPFITLQEGDYHEDRLSFSAHNEYSIVNLLWGEATKNMLVRHKCPEDKIILVGNTHLDNAKKIYSEPAKIKQIKHELKIPSDKRVLFFLIDLEWGAVMDGWVWETFLKGLREDIVAVFKWHPNVSHGTYLKIEENIKNVAPSAIVLHTYDPYALLGIADYCVTLGKTTLALEAVAFGKPLFAIPSRDGTKDYYVQMGVAQSVSPPGNWKALYDTIENGVPEDIKRNADEYLRKSFYRLDGRAVERAIEVISYILECRMDKRAKEQKCNSVTAQKELQNSRVSFIIPSGNDAEALLSTLTSLSQNVKYPDWEVVIVINSEDVKEILSGISGDVKIVESHGDDLSLLYNKGAEAASGGHLIFMKPGIVYFKDDGLLDAMKDSIAGMALRNPDMTPYCLGIGFDFNFAPYFIKEEHQGSTPTDQHITHSLPHAVGGGLLGMYRDIFEEIGGFDEGIANHLIEADICLSAKAHGYSITYLPDCLSIVYKETFVQKAGDRGQTTEEDWKRRIKFFAKWWGKLPKDDDYIKFAGDLLKV
- a CDS encoding N-acetylneuraminate synthase family protein gives rise to the protein MQVILNKKVKIGSKTIGAGNPVFIIAEAGVNHFGSIEIARHLVDMAVIARADAVKFQIFKTENLVSSVAHDWIERLKPKELPYDAFKNLKEYCEKKGIMFLATAHDDESLDFYESLEPIAYKIGSGELSNTPYLRKIAKKKKPVILSTGMYDIGDVRDVVNIFLDEGNTNLILLHCITCYPPVPEDINLRAINAMQKEFKCPVGYSDHTIGNDIVLAAVAMGASVIEKHIAVSKNTPGSQDCPVSCDERDLIELINSIRKIEKAIGTGIKSPSERELKSKEWARKSIVAKVDIKKGDLITEDMLTFKRPGTGISPEDISMVIGRKAKRDIKIDSIIRFDYLQ
- the asnB gene encoding asparagine synthase (glutamine-hydrolyzing), with amino-acid sequence MCGIFGVFSKKKINRENFDSALKLIRHRGPDNSGIYLDDFIILGHNRLSIIDLSKHGRQPMSDFDGNIWITFNGEIYNFKEIRSDLKRYYQFRSNTDTEVLIYAYKHYGLDFFKKINGMFAFAIWDREKNIFLLARDRFGKKPLYYTFQNGEFIFSSEIKAILPLLDRMPQINKTAFLQYLSFLSSLPPNTMFEGINKLQAGHYLIFDGKRIKIEEYYDILDNVQPYKIKNLNEALEEIESILIDSVRHRLIADVEVGSFLSGGIDSSLVSAIYSLQKDSPIHTFSIGYNDYKQYDELVYANSVVSHIGSVHHTKSASKEDFIDAIDDVIYHLDEPVNDSACIPTYLLSQLVMENNIKVILTGEGSDEGFLGYDFYFEMLRYYSLQNQLNEKEFLLSYFLNNFNLSKRWEYFKRSFGDLPIYRTIGENFTDRQKKLLLDEDVFKDLCDDMSCEFIEGHWRKFKNSELKEPSYWLSYIDFKIWIPEVLMMKVDKMTMAHSIESRAPFLDHRLVEIVFSIDCKLREGCQTKSLLKPIAEKFIPNEIAYRQKKGFSSPFMEWYYEHYGDKILKEWFDMNKELGWFNDEFLEFLYNEGSRGMFKQHVWSLIVFSKWMRIYGL